One genomic window of Thermus caldifontis includes the following:
- the pyrH gene encoding UMP kinase → MKYKRVLLKLSGEFLTANGFGIEPEATKALAKEIKAAYDTGIQLAIVIGAGNLWRGARQGVGMDRATADYIGMLATIMNALALQDALESLGIPTRVQTALTITQVAEPYIRRRALRHLEKERIVIFGGGTGNPFFSTDTAAALRALEVGAEVVLMAKNKVDGVYSDDPRKNPNAVRFDQLTYLEVLNRGLQVMDTTAITLCMEAGLPIVVFDIFKPGALVGIIQGEKVGTLIHT, encoded by the coding sequence ATGAAGTACAAGAGGGTTCTCCTTAAGCTTTCCGGCGAGTTTCTGACCGCAAACGGCTTCGGTATTGAGCCCGAGGCCACCAAGGCCTTGGCCAAGGAGATCAAGGCCGCCTACGACACCGGGATCCAACTGGCCATCGTGATCGGGGCGGGGAACCTCTGGCGGGGGGCGAGGCAGGGCGTGGGGATGGACCGGGCCACCGCCGACTACATCGGCATGCTGGCCACCATCATGAACGCCCTGGCCCTCCAGGACGCCCTGGAATCCTTGGGTATTCCCACCCGCGTCCAGACCGCCCTCACCATCACCCAGGTGGCCGAGCCCTACATCCGCAGGCGGGCCCTAAGGCACCTGGAGAAGGAGCGCATCGTCATCTTTGGTGGGGGAACGGGCAATCCCTTCTTCTCCACGGACACCGCCGCCGCCCTAAGGGCCTTGGAGGTGGGGGCCGAGGTGGTCCTCATGGCCAAGAACAAGGTGGACGGGGTCTACTCCGATGACCCCCGTAAAAACCCAAATGCGGTGCGCTTTGACCAGCTCACCTACCTGGAGGTCTTGAACCGGGGTCTCCAGGTCATGGACACCACCGCCATCACCCTGTGCATGGAGGCCGGGCTTCCCATCGTGGTCTTTGACATCTTTAAACCTGGCGCTCTGGTGGGTATCATCCAAGGGGAAAAGGTGGGTACCCTGATCCACACCTGA
- a CDS encoding type II toxin-antitoxin system RatA family toxin, whose product MPEVRAERFIKAPPEKVYALAKDLEGLKPYLKEVESLKVLAQEGQRTRSEWVAVAMGKKVRWLEEEEWDDQNLQNRFYSPEGDFDRYEGTWVFLPEGEGTRVVLSLTYELTIPIFGGLLQKLVQKLMQENVESLLKGLEERVLAS is encoded by the coding sequence ATGCCCGAGGTACGCGCGGAACGCTTCATCAAGGCCCCACCGGAAAAGGTGTATGCCCTGGCCAAGGACCTGGAGGGCCTCAAGCCCTACCTCAAGGAGGTGGAAAGCCTCAAGGTGCTTGCCCAGGAGGGCCAACGCACCCGAAGCGAATGGGTGGCAGTGGCCATGGGTAAGAAGGTGCGCTGGCTGGAGGAGGAGGAGTGGGACGACCAAAACCTCCAAAACCGCTTCTACTCCCCCGAGGGAGATTTTGACCGGTACGAGGGCACCTGGGTCTTCCTGCCGGAAGGGGAGGGCACCCGGGTGGTCTTGAGCCTCACCTACGAGCTCACCATACCCATCTTTGGCGGTCTTTTGCAGAAGCTGGTGCAAAAGCTCATGCAAGAGAACGTGGAAAGCCTTCTCAAGGGCTTGGAGGAGCGGGTTCTGGCCTCCTAG
- a CDS encoding stage V sporulation protein S, giving the protein METLRVSSKSRPNSVAGAIAALLRTKGEVEVQAIGPQAVNQAVKAIAIARGYIAPDNLDLVVKPAFVKLDLENEERTALKFSIKAHPLES; this is encoded by the coding sequence GTGGAGACGTTGCGCGTATCTTCCAAGTCCCGCCCCAACTCCGTGGCCGGCGCCATTGCGGCGCTTTTGCGTACCAAAGGGGAGGTGGAGGTGCAGGCCATCGGTCCCCAGGCGGTGAACCAGGCGGTGAAGGCCATCGCCATCGCCCGGGGGTACATCGCTCCCGATAACCTGGACCTGGTGGTCAAGCCCGCCTTCGTCAAGCTGGACCTGGAGAACGAGGAGCGGACCGCCCTTAAGTTCAGCATCAAGGCCCATCCCCTGGAGTCTTGA
- a CDS encoding phosphatidate cytidylyltransferase, protein MEGKEDLPTRVLSALAGALVLLWVLWAGLPLILPTLVFVLWLGSLELRDMLAKRGIRLNLPFLMGGGVLLFLFSLPQLYWHFPQVPWREVALGLFLLGSFSYELLKGADLTRFAFTLLAFLYLPWTLGYVLLLRETPDGTLGLWTLSLPLVASFATDIGAYFVGRALGRQKLAPEISPGKTVEGSLGGIAVSFLALALYTGLVQEVFPFGLLELWLFSLLLSLAAQLGDLAESMLKRYCGVKDSGHFLPGHGGLLDRIDSLLFTFPLTYFLVVLFT, encoded by the coding sequence ATGGAGGGGAAGGAGGACCTTCCCACCCGGGTCCTTTCCGCCCTGGCAGGGGCCCTTGTGCTCCTGTGGGTGCTGTGGGCCGGCTTGCCCTTAATCCTCCCCACCCTGGTTTTCGTCCTGTGGCTGGGGAGTCTGGAGCTCCGGGATATGCTGGCTAAAAGGGGCATCCGGCTGAACCTTCCCTTTTTGATGGGCGGAGGGGTCCTCCTCTTCCTTTTCTCCTTGCCCCAGCTCTACTGGCACTTCCCCCAGGTGCCCTGGCGGGAGGTGGCCCTGGGGCTTTTCCTCTTGGGAAGTTTCAGCTACGAGCTCCTTAAGGGCGCCGACCTCACCCGCTTCGCCTTTACCCTCCTGGCCTTCTTGTACCTGCCTTGGACCCTGGGGTATGTCCTCCTTCTGCGGGAAACCCCGGATGGCACCCTGGGCCTTTGGACCCTTTCCCTGCCCCTGGTGGCCAGCTTCGCCACCGACATCGGGGCCTACTTCGTGGGCCGGGCCCTGGGCCGGCAAAAGCTGGCCCCGGAAATCTCCCCCGGCAAAACGGTGGAGGGCTCTTTGGGGGGGATTGCGGTGAGCTTTCTGGCCCTGGCCCTGTACACTGGCCTGGTACAGGAGGTCTTCCCCTTTGGCCTCTTGGAGCTTTGGCTTTTCAGCCTCCTCCTCTCCTTGGCGGCCCAGCTTGGGGATCTGGCGGAGTCCATGCTGAAACGGTACTGTGGGGTGAAGGACTCGGGGCATTTCCTTCCCGGACACGGAGGGCTTCTAGACCGGATCGATAGCCTTCTCTTCACCTTCCCCCTCACGTACTTCCTGGTGGTGCTCTTCACATGA
- a CDS encoding Gfo/Idh/MocA family protein — MGPSLVFLGAGNRGMAYARHAQALGARIVAVADPRPERLQAFQEAFSVERTFADWRELLEAPLLGEGAVVALPDRLHAEAAVALMEKGYHLLLEKPIAPTWREVEGVAEAKGRTGRMVAVAHVLRYTPYARALKGLLGEGAVGEVVSVQHLEPVGHWHYAHSFVRGNWRKEAESSPFLLAKSVHDLDWLLFLMPGEVARVASFGGLYHFRPENRPQGAADRCLDCPEEVEGSCPFSAKRIYLEAYERGERGWPLDVVAYPVAWENLMQALEEGPYGECVYLGRNDVADHQVVMLEYRDGRTASLHVEGLSRMRFRETRIFGTRGELFGDGRYLRLYRFGEGERVYDLETEREGSIRSGHGGGDVGLVKAFLEALARGDEGLLEPFSEAVQAHRLTFLAEEARRAGKGVEIKNPLP; from the coding sequence ATGGGGCCCAGCCTGGTCTTCCTGGGAGCGGGAAACCGGGGCATGGCCTATGCGCGTCATGCCCAAGCCTTGGGCGCCCGCATCGTGGCGGTGGCGGACCCCCGGCCTGAACGCCTCCAGGCCTTCCAAGAGGCCTTTTCCGTGGAGCGGACCTTTGCCGACTGGCGGGAGCTCTTGGAGGCCCCCCTCCTGGGGGAGGGTGCGGTGGTGGCCCTTCCCGACCGCCTGCACGCCGAGGCGGCGGTGGCCCTCATGGAAAAGGGCTACCACCTCCTCCTGGAAAAGCCCATCGCCCCCACCTGGCGGGAGGTGGAAGGGGTGGCCGAGGCCAAGGGGCGCACGGGGCGGATGGTGGCCGTGGCCCACGTGCTGCGCTACACCCCCTACGCCCGGGCCCTGAAGGGGCTTTTGGGGGAGGGGGCGGTGGGGGAGGTGGTGTCCGTGCAACACCTGGAGCCCGTGGGCCACTGGCACTACGCCCATAGCTTCGTGCGGGGCAACTGGCGGAAGGAGGCGGAGTCTAGCCCCTTCCTCCTGGCCAAGAGCGTGCACGACCTGGACTGGCTCCTTTTCCTGATGCCGGGGGAGGTGGCCCGGGTGGCCTCTTTTGGGGGGCTGTACCACTTCCGCCCCGAGAACCGGCCCCAAGGGGCGGCGGACCGGTGCCTGGACTGCCCGGAGGAGGTGGAGGGGTCCTGCCCCTTCTCTGCGAAACGCATCTACCTGGAGGCCTACGAGAGGGGGGAGCGGGGCTGGCCTTTGGACGTGGTGGCCTACCCGGTGGCCTGGGAGAACCTGATGCAGGCCTTGGAGGAGGGCCCCTACGGGGAGTGCGTGTACCTGGGGCGGAACGACGTGGCGGACCATCAGGTGGTGATGTTGGAATACCGGGACGGACGCACGGCCAGCCTGCACGTGGAGGGTCTAAGCCGGATGCGGTTTCGGGAGACCCGCATCTTTGGCACCCGGGGGGAGCTTTTTGGGGACGGGCGGTACCTGAGGCTCTACCGGTTCGGGGAGGGGGAGAGGGTGTACGACCTGGAGACGGAAAGGGAGGGTTCCATCCGCAGCGGGCACGGGGGCGGGGACGTTGGCCTCGTGAAGGCGTTCCTGGAGGCCCTGGCCCGGGGGGATGAGGGCCTTCTTGAGCCCTTCTCCGAGGCGGTCCAGGCCCACCGGCTCACCTTCTTGGCGGAAGAGGCCCGGAGGGCAGGAAAAGGGGTGGAGATAAAGAATCCCTTGCCCTGA
- the rpsB gene encoding 30S ribosomal protein S2 translates to MPVNISVKELLEAGVHFGHERKRWNPKFGRYIYAERNGIHIIDLQKTMVELERTFRFLEDLAMRGGTILFVGTKKQAQDIIRMEAERAGMPYVNQRWLGGMLTNFKTISQRVNRLEELENLFASPEIQDRPKKEQVRLKHELERLQKYLSGFRRLKRLPDAVFVVDPTKEAIAVREARKLFIPVVALADTDSDPELVDYIIPGNDDAIRSIQLIVSRAVDLIIQARGGVVEPSPSYALVEEAEKAEAQVQGASDLGEDEVEA, encoded by the coding sequence ATGCCTGTAAACATCAGCGTTAAGGAGCTTCTTGAGGCAGGGGTTCACTTCGGTCACGAGCGTAAGCGCTGGAACCCCAAGTTCGGGCGCTACATCTACGCGGAGCGCAACGGCATCCACATCATTGACCTGCAGAAGACCATGGTGGAGCTGGAGCGCACCTTCCGCTTCCTCGAGGACCTGGCCATGCGGGGAGGCACCATCCTCTTCGTGGGCACCAAGAAACAGGCCCAGGACATCATCCGCATGGAAGCGGAACGGGCGGGGATGCCCTACGTGAACCAGCGCTGGCTGGGTGGGATGCTCACCAACTTCAAGACCATCTCCCAGCGGGTAAACCGCCTGGAGGAGCTGGAGAACCTCTTCGCTTCCCCGGAGATCCAAGACCGGCCCAAGAAGGAACAGGTGCGCCTGAAGCACGAGCTTGAGCGCCTGCAGAAGTACCTTTCGGGCTTCCGCCGTCTGAAGCGCCTTCCTGACGCCGTCTTCGTGGTGGACCCCACCAAGGAGGCCATCGCCGTCCGGGAAGCCCGCAAGCTCTTCATCCCCGTGGTGGCCCTGGCGGATACCGACTCCGATCCTGAGCTGGTGGACTACATCATCCCCGGCAACGACGACGCCATCCGTTCCATCCAGCTCATCGTCTCAAGGGCCGTGGACCTCATCATCCAGGCCCGGGGCGGGGTGGTGGAGCCCTCCCCCTCCTACGCCCTGGTGGAGGAGGCCGAGAAGGCCGAAGCCCAGGTCCAGGGGGCATCCGACCTTGGTGAGGACGAGGTGGAAGCATGA
- the tsf gene encoding translation elongation factor Ts has protein sequence MSQMELIKKLREATGAGMMDVKKALEDAGWNEEKAVQLLRERGAMKAAKKAEREAREGVIGHYIHHNQRVGVLVELNCETDFVARNEIFQNLARDLAMHIAMMNPRYVSAEEIPAEELEKERQIYIQAALNEGKPAQIAEKIAEGRLKKYLEEVALLEQPFVKDDKVRVKELIQEAIAKTGENIVVRRFCRFELGA, from the coding sequence ATGAGCCAGATGGAACTCATCAAAAAGCTGCGCGAGGCCACGGGGGCCGGCATGATGGACGTGAAGAAGGCCCTGGAGGACGCCGGCTGGAACGAGGAGAAGGCCGTCCAGCTCCTCAGGGAGCGGGGAGCCATGAAGGCGGCCAAAAAGGCGGAGCGGGAGGCTAGGGAAGGGGTCATCGGCCACTACATCCACCACAACCAACGGGTGGGGGTCCTGGTGGAGCTCAACTGCGAAACGGACTTCGTGGCCCGGAACGAGATCTTCCAGAACCTGGCCCGGGACCTGGCCATGCACATCGCCATGATGAACCCCCGCTACGTTTCCGCCGAAGAGATCCCTGCCGAGGAGCTGGAGAAGGAGCGCCAGATCTACATCCAGGCCGCCCTCAACGAGGGCAAGCCTGCCCAGATTGCCGAGAAGATCGCCGAGGGCCGCCTGAAGAAGTACCTGGAGGAGGTGGCCCTTTTGGAACAGCCCTTTGTCAAGGACGACAAGGTCCGGGTCAAGGAGCTGATCCAAGAGGCCATCGCCAAGACTGGGGAAAACATCGTAGTGCGGCGCTTTTGCCGCTTTGAGCTGGGGGCATAG
- a CDS encoding M50 family metallopeptidase, producing MSLIWFLIIIGVSIFVHELGHYLAARAQGVRVKAFSLGFGPILWKRQAWGTEWRLSAIPLGGYADIEGLLPEERGRGYDALPFLGKLLVLVAGVVMNVLLAWGLLAFLFSAQGVPEATGRAVILEVLPGSVAEEAGLKPGDILLAIDGTPLAQAQGIERVKTPGTHTLTVLRQGQELTLSLTWKEGMERLGVVYQPEVTFRRVGFLEGLGLAVHRTLAFGPQMVKALVGGLLGVLAGNPDNGVVGPVGIVAETGRAAQEGLFRLLELTVAINLSLALFNLLPIPALDGGRILILFLSRFLRIRPEQEAMVHYLGFLFLVLLVILVTFQDLRRLLGG from the coding sequence ATGAGCCTGATCTGGTTTTTGATCATCATCGGGGTCAGCATCTTCGTGCACGAACTGGGGCACTACCTGGCGGCGCGGGCCCAAGGGGTGCGGGTCAAGGCCTTCAGCCTGGGCTTCGGTCCTATCCTGTGGAAGCGCCAGGCCTGGGGCACGGAGTGGCGGCTTTCCGCCATTCCCCTAGGGGGGTATGCGGACATCGAGGGCCTCCTCCCCGAGGAGCGGGGCCGGGGTTACGACGCCCTTCCCTTCCTGGGCAAGCTCTTGGTCCTGGTAGCTGGGGTGGTGATGAACGTCCTCTTGGCCTGGGGGCTTCTGGCCTTCCTCTTTAGCGCCCAAGGGGTACCCGAGGCCACGGGACGGGCGGTGATCCTCGAGGTCCTCCCAGGAAGCGTGGCGGAAGAGGCGGGCTTAAAGCCTGGGGATATCCTCCTGGCCATAGACGGCACCCCCCTTGCCCAGGCCCAGGGGATCGAGCGGGTCAAGACCCCAGGGACCCATACCCTTACCGTGCTCCGCCAAGGGCAGGAGCTCACCCTTTCCCTCACCTGGAAGGAGGGTATGGAGCGGCTTGGGGTGGTGTACCAGCCGGAGGTAACCTTTCGCCGGGTGGGCTTCCTAGAGGGGCTCGGGCTGGCCGTACACCGCACCCTAGCCTTCGGACCCCAGATGGTGAAGGCCTTGGTGGGGGGGCTTTTGGGGGTGCTTGCCGGAAACCCCGACAATGGGGTAGTGGGACCCGTGGGCATCGTGGCGGAAACGGGCCGGGCTGCCCAAGAGGGTCTTTTCCGGCTCCTGGAGCTCACCGTGGCCATCAACCTCTCCTTGGCCCTTTTCAACCTCCTGCCCATCCCCGCCTTGGATGGAGGGCGGATCCTGATCCTCTTCCTCTCCCGCTTCCTCCGCATCCGGCCCGAGCAGGAGGCCATGGTCCACTACCTGGGCTTTCTCTTCCTCGTCCTCCTGGTCATCCTGGTCACCTTCCAGGACCTAAGAAGGCTACTGGGAGGCTAG
- a CDS encoding transcription antitermination factor NusB, which translates to MRPESPRALAVRILLEVERGGRAQLLLDRALDRLSWPERDKAYATHLVYGALRRLRFLDFILEPHLKRPEKLPPPVRWILRLGAWEWLSGKPDHARVSPWVEEAKRVSPRLAGLVNAVLRRLHLREAPECVRLSLPDWLCQAWQGFFGQVAFAEGFNEPAPLFVTAYRPVEGLRPGPVPDSYIWEGGKTDFSSLGLQPQNPASLFAAQLLNPSPGEKVLDLCGGAGLKAFYLAAKGAEVVSYDLNRKRQEAGQKTARRLGLQVAYRTQDLREPLPEKAKKVLLDAPCTGTGTFRSHPELRYRLAPQDPGRMARLQLQLLETAARATEEGGMLVYSVCTLTEEEGEGVAQAFLGRHPEFVPEPFPCPLPVLKAGLGVYVVPEGGLDGFYYLRLRKVNSRA; encoded by the coding sequence TTGAGGCCGGAAAGCCCCAGGGCCCTGGCCGTTCGCATCCTCCTCGAGGTGGAGCGGGGCGGCAGGGCCCAGCTGCTTCTGGACCGGGCTCTGGATCGCCTCTCCTGGCCAGAGCGGGATAAGGCCTACGCCACCCACTTGGTGTACGGGGCCCTTCGCCGCCTTCGGTTTCTGGACTTTATCCTGGAGCCCCACCTCAAGAGGCCGGAGAAACTCCCTCCCCCCGTCCGTTGGATCCTGCGCCTGGGGGCCTGGGAATGGCTTTCCGGCAAGCCGGACCATGCCCGGGTGAGCCCCTGGGTGGAGGAGGCCAAGAGGGTATCCCCCCGCCTGGCCGGCTTGGTTAACGCCGTGCTCCGCCGCCTGCACCTACGGGAGGCCCCGGAGTGCGTGCGCTTAAGCCTTCCCGACTGGCTTTGCCAGGCCTGGCAAGGGTTCTTCGGCCAGGTGGCCTTCGCCGAGGGGTTCAACGAACCCGCCCCCCTCTTCGTCACCGCTTACCGCCCCGTGGAGGGATTGCGGCCAGGTCCGGTTCCCGATAGCTACATCTGGGAGGGAGGGAAGACGGACTTCTCCTCCTTGGGCCTCCAGCCCCAGAACCCCGCCTCCCTTTTCGCCGCCCAGCTCTTAAACCCGTCCCCAGGGGAAAAGGTGCTGGACCTTTGCGGGGGGGCGGGGCTTAAGGCCTTCTACCTGGCCGCCAAGGGGGCGGAGGTGGTGTCCTACGATCTGAACCGAAAGCGCCAGGAGGCGGGCCAGAAGACGGCCAGGAGGCTGGGCCTACAGGTGGCCTACCGCACCCAGGACCTGAGGGAGCCCCTTCCCGAGAAGGCTAAAAAGGTCCTCCTGGATGCTCCCTGCACCGGCACCGGTACCTTTCGCAGCCACCCCGAGTTGCGCTACCGTTTGGCGCCGCAAGACCCCGGGCGCATGGCAAGGCTGCAGCTTCAGCTCCTGGAAACCGCCGCCCGGGCCACGGAGGAAGGGGGGATGCTGGTCTATAGCGTCTGCACCCTGACGGAGGAGGAAGGGGAGGGGGTGGCCCAGGCCTTTCTCGGCCGGCATCCGGAGTTTGTGCCCGAGCCCTTCCCTTGTCCCCTTCCGGTTCTCAAGGCGGGGCTCGGGGTCTACGTGGTCCCGGAAGGGGGGTTGGATGGGTTTTATTACCTCCGCCTGAGGAAGGTAAACTCTAGGGCATGA
- a CDS encoding glycosyltransferase family 2 protein, with product MEATVLIPAYNEEATVARVVKVAKEAGFPVVVADDGSQDATSEEAAKAGAQVVRLGQNRGKGGAVAQGLKEVTTPFVLLLDADLVGLKAEHLHALLAPVWEGKAEMTAGVFQGGRFSTDLAMRLTPFLSGQRALRTEALRRVPGLEAARYDLELLLTRHAKREGWRVLYLPLTGVSQVMKEEKRGLIPGFLHRLRMYREILRYYLRAQL from the coding sequence ATGGAGGCCACGGTCCTCATCCCCGCCTACAACGAAGAGGCCACCGTGGCCCGGGTGGTAAAGGTGGCCAAGGAGGCGGGGTTTCCCGTGGTGGTGGCCGACGACGGCTCCCAGGACGCCACCTCTGAGGAAGCCGCCAAGGCCGGGGCCCAGGTGGTGCGCCTTGGCCAAAACCGGGGCAAAGGGGGCGCCGTGGCCCAAGGGCTTAAGGAGGTTACCACCCCCTTCGTCCTCCTCCTGGACGCCGACCTGGTGGGGCTAAAGGCAGAGCACCTCCATGCCCTTCTGGCCCCGGTTTGGGAGGGTAAGGCGGAGATGACCGCGGGGGTCTTCCAAGGGGGCCGGTTTTCCACGGATCTTGCCATGCGCCTCACCCCCTTCCTTTCCGGGCAACGGGCCCTAAGGACGGAGGCGCTAAGGAGGGTGCCGGGCCTCGAGGCCGCCCGCTACGACCTGGAACTCCTCCTTACCCGCCACGCCAAAAGGGAGGGATGGCGGGTCCTTTATCTGCCCCTAACCGGGGTGAGCCAGGTGATGAAGGAGGAAAAGCGAGGGCTCATACCGGGCTTCCTTCACCGCCTGCGCATGTACCGGGAGATCCTCCGCTACTACCTCAGGGCCCAGCTCTAA
- the dxr gene encoding 1-deoxy-D-xylulose-5-phosphate reductoisomerase: MRVVILGSTGSIGRQALEVCRWQGFRVVGLAAGKNLETLSQQIAEWRPSLVAAEESLHGELKSRFPWLKLASPEEVAALEAEVAVAAIPGLAGLSPTRVAAQTGKRIALANKEAMVAAGPLLWQEVEAHGAEILPVDSEHSALFQALLGERREDVAELILTASGGPFLKEPQDLSQVTPEMALNHPRWRMGPKVTIDSATLFNKGLEVLEAKELFRFPLERIKVLVHPQAYVHGLVRFVDGSLKAQLGPTDMRLPIQYALTYPGRAETPLKGLPLPGELEFLEPDLNRFPALEVAFEAGRRGGVAQVAVSAADEVAVEAFLAGRIPFTHIPKILAQVMENTPSLPLTWENLFAVDAWAREEAKRWA, encoded by the coding sequence ATGAGGGTGGTGATCCTAGGCTCCACGGGCTCCATTGGGCGGCAGGCCCTGGAGGTCTGCCGCTGGCAGGGCTTTCGGGTGGTGGGCCTGGCGGCCGGGAAGAACCTGGAGACCCTTTCCCAGCAGATCGCCGAGTGGCGGCCTTCCCTGGTGGCGGCGGAAGAAAGCCTTCACGGGGAGCTCAAGTCCCGTTTCCCCTGGCTTAAGCTGGCCTCCCCCGAGGAAGTGGCCGCCTTGGAAGCCGAGGTGGCGGTAGCCGCCATTCCCGGGCTTGCGGGCCTTTCTCCCACCCGGGTGGCGGCCCAGACAGGCAAGCGTATCGCTTTAGCCAACAAGGAAGCCATGGTGGCCGCAGGGCCCCTCCTCTGGCAGGAGGTGGAGGCCCATGGGGCCGAGATCCTCCCCGTGGACTCGGAGCACTCCGCCCTCTTCCAGGCCCTTTTGGGGGAGAGGCGGGAGGACGTGGCCGAGCTCATTCTGACGGCCAGCGGCGGGCCTTTCTTAAAGGAGCCGCAAGACCTCTCCCAGGTCACCCCGGAGATGGCCCTCAACCACCCTCGCTGGCGCATGGGCCCCAAGGTGACGATAGACTCCGCCACCCTCTTCAACAAGGGCCTGGAGGTCCTCGAGGCCAAGGAGCTCTTCCGCTTTCCCTTGGAGAGGATCAAAGTTTTGGTCCACCCTCAGGCCTACGTGCATGGGTTGGTGCGCTTTGTGGACGGAAGCCTCAAGGCCCAACTGGGCCCCACGGACATGCGCCTTCCCATCCAGTACGCCCTCACCTACCCCGGGCGGGCGGAAACCCCCCTCAAGGGCCTTCCCCTCCCCGGGGAGCTGGAGTTTTTGGAGCCAGACCTAAACCGCTTTCCCGCCCTGGAGGTGGCCTTTGAGGCGGGAAGGCGGGGCGGGGTAGCCCAGGTGGCCGTTTCCGCCGCCGACGAGGTGGCGGTGGAGGCCTTTTTGGCCGGCCGGATCCCCTTCACCCACATCCCCAAAATCCTGGCCCAGGTCATGGAAAACACCCCTTCCCTTCCCCTAACATGGGAGAACCTCTTCGCCGTGGACGCCTGGGCCCGGGAGGAGGCCAAGAGGTGGGCATGA
- the frr gene encoding ribosome recycling factor, whose product MSLKELYAETRAHMQKSLEALEHNLAGLRTGRANPALLLHLKVEYYGTHVPLNQIATVTAPDAKTLVVQSWDQNALKAIEKAIRDSDLGLNPANKGDALYINIPPLTEERRKELVKTARHYAEEGRIAIRNLRREALEKLKKLSKELHLSEDDTKRAEAEIQKITDEFIAKVDELLEKKEEEILG is encoded by the coding sequence ATGAGCCTAAAAGAGCTTTATGCGGAAACAAGGGCGCACATGCAAAAGAGCCTCGAGGCCCTGGAGCATAACCTGGCGGGCCTGCGCACCGGGCGGGCCAACCCCGCCCTGCTCCTCCACCTCAAGGTGGAGTACTACGGCACCCATGTGCCCCTGAACCAGATCGCCACCGTCACCGCTCCCGACGCCAAAACCCTGGTGGTGCAGTCCTGGGACCAAAACGCCCTGAAGGCCATAGAAAAGGCCATCCGCGACTCCGACCTGGGCCTGAACCCCGCCAACAAGGGGGATGCCCTCTACATCAACATCCCTCCCCTCACCGAGGAAAGGCGCAAGGAGCTGGTGAAGACCGCCCGCCACTACGCCGAGGAGGGCCGGATCGCCATCCGCAACCTCCGGCGCGAGGCCCTTGAGAAACTAAAGAAACTTTCCAAGGAACTTCACCTTTCCGAGGACGACACCAAGCGAGCAGAAGCCGAAATCCAAAAGATCACCGACGAGTTCATCGCCAAGGTAGACGAGCTTTTGGAGAAGAAGGAAGAGGAGATCCTGGGCTAA
- the proC gene encoding pyrroline-5-carboxylate reductase — MKLAFVGLGKMGKSILKGALDRGFLRPEEVGVVGRTPERTRELAEAFGLRPLTLKELAQAERVLLAVQPRDFPHLAPEMAHPGVGYISIMAGVSTAVLSRRLDTRRVVRAMPNLAAVIGESSTALTALKEAREAGDLAFAQALFATVGDVYEIPEHLFDPFTAMSASAPAYLALVAEALADAGVKMGMPRALALRLAAEALAATGELLKSRHPAQLKDEVASPGGTTIHGLHALEARALRAAFYEAVEAATRRGHELGEAE; from the coding sequence ATGAAGCTGGCGTTTGTGGGCCTGGGCAAGATGGGGAAGAGCATCCTGAAGGGGGCCTTGGACCGGGGCTTCCTGAGGCCGGAGGAGGTGGGGGTGGTGGGCCGGACCCCGGAGCGTACCCGGGAGCTGGCCGAGGCCTTTGGCCTCCGCCCCCTGACCCTGAAGGAACTCGCCCAGGCGGAACGGGTGCTTCTCGCCGTCCAACCCCGGGATTTTCCCCATCTGGCCCCGGAGATGGCCCATCCCGGGGTGGGGTACATCTCCATCATGGCCGGGGTGTCCACGGCGGTGCTTTCCCGCAGGCTGGACACCCGGCGGGTGGTGCGGGCCATGCCCAACCTGGCGGCGGTGATCGGGGAAAGCTCCACCGCCCTCACCGCCTTAAAGGAGGCCAGGGAGGCAGGGGATTTGGCCTTTGCCCAGGCCCTCTTCGCCACGGTGGGGGATGTGTACGAGATCCCTGAGCACCTCTTTGACCCCTTTACCGCCATGTCCGCCTCGGCGCCCGCCTATCTGGCCCTGGTGGCCGAGGCCCTGGCGGATGCCGGGGTGAAGATGGGCATGCCCCGGGCCCTGGCCTTGCGCCTGGCGGCGGAGGCCTTGGCGGCCACGGGGGAGCTTTTGAAAAGCCGCCATCCCGCCCAGCTGAAGGACGAGGTGGCAAGCCCTGGGGGAACCACCATCCACGGCCTTCATGCCCTGGAGGCCCGTGCCTTGCGCGCTGCCTTCTACGAGGCGGTGGAGGCGGCTACCCGGCGGGGGCACGAGCTGGGAGAAGCGGAGTAA